The following are encoded together in the Plasmodium knowlesi strain H genome assembly, chromosome: 8 genome:
- a CDS encoding SICAvar, type I, with protein MAKKFSDVLAPWMKSTGKSGDAAYAEMQVYIQEMFTELGDSLGDAGFPDEVTTACGRLSTNYWSMNKQLSQDKLICKTLLKTIYWMNGIDENGKPEVDGSPPEERYLKQHLRCIVGYSAMVEIMKVKCDVKDVMKAVQSAVEEKIKVGGNELLNNKCGPIKLEDMKFSAQILGKTLGEWVRQMNGLKGMMSLYLTWKMCPSNVTWEHGKIEEGEDGNKDILQLLEEKKAGELHKKVYPQGSPTSAPGGSTSSEDILKQVLQKAQSCSSGAQNGKMEDCLKEKLELGVAEACIKSTLEDTTNSGSGNDKMCNPLKCIENYLKARDAAAPPPGGSTTVTKDFWEEKVKALWKELSDEMVQANGTTAGVGDCDKVKDGSTGTEGRDATHSEKTACNYLYVGFDALYNGTTSAAATRKASSPVGDDILSKKYPSFRQTMGCFLLHSYAKHMKEKAICNIEKGIEKAFELWKNPSEEAPKSCQSSKGKGPCVPCQWKEKDKLDSCLATININGTTGSEGTAKKKVEKIIEDDSDSNIKTMLTNINKRDNLCEHMKCIATHLNSSNGQQNTNVKDFWKGNGEVAKLWEELAKAMTANGKGGKGADCDQVKDGNSSPRNATPSEKTACNFLHAGFKKLYDDSTGTANNGVLSKHSSFRQTMGCFLLHLYAKQMKEKSMCEIEAGIKKAFDLGKGLSINGTCSGGSNGKEPCVPCQWNEDNFNNCKISTDGTTTQTEVKNKLKEIVTENDPKIKTMAEAVNKMDLCDQVKCVAARWRKEKDTSGSPPRDWKKVWEGEDGVKKELGELSKKMKEKTDAASYCTMDEGKGKEACLLIAAGLKNLYNTTTADDLTASFQRTMQCVLLNAIADKLESDELPCKDEKSVQAGINHAFGTENDNIRSGVSTCKDDVKCFKCVREKNLMSCTLNNDDKNVKEKVEPMLKANDTFKKESLEKTICKPCTGEGKKDFCQELNCVVDKWGERKNGSSSGTTTWENMKSDFETELKLLLEDMKGKQTDVAKYCKGNGSAGWEDGAAGEANKKACLLTAAGLHHISNIQLEYNDKANPGKGHDNNPYDNQEFKQFASCLMLKAVAQKMKEESKICDIDQGIRVAFLKAKDIKKEFCKNNKPCIVCKLEDNYDTCTIGNSNVKNKLESLLTDNEHKDNVNNTLSTITKTEGNVGTLCQRLQCLASRVQLTKGKYSADDFWGKEGGEVANLWKELAQAMTDNGGQDKGGQCGTMDDGSAPGGAANGRPATDPEKKACNYLYAGLKALYTTTASPSSSTGNNGILSQHPSLGQTMGCLLLKEYAKKMQSTSTCVIDSGLKRAFDTAGQGSNGVQCKWNEADYDDCQISTTKASGPTTPTPVKDKLDQVKIKIDGTATDNLTEVNKMNNLCDYIRCAAPKWFKNKATAKGGNSNQTWCDFWEREGVRPKLEDMFKGIESDGKNKPNTTICQQFGDDNPHSVERKACNHITAGLEHIKTLSGSGVGVNDNQLLDRAVGCIALNMYADKIIEESNKFCPIDEERINLMFKKWNEKNKLPSSCSTGSGNNNVCFECTRHKDFNNCKLSVDKNLIKTTQSGASGTCTSNATEVKTQMGGLLNNEDKSDPNSIKSNITTTLSFITEMTSSFCTQVQCAIKKRLKIKNGQATSSGTITQPWKNIEEDATKELTKLLEHMMQPSEQKDVDKYCKDNEDKWNKIGHKEGKTNKAACLLFASGLKHIYTRGKGQVNGSVNGPSFAQTMGCLFLKEYAKQFQKMAEVKKQGNSWVHPLCDIDKGIKHAFDKSGEIMNDTSPCKNNGPNSCFVCTQNGSYKDCSIGNESVKDNVGTIFQDDQKQKHMQQTLENTVCPILLTDLLTPFLPLAPVSIGLSAMAYYLWKYFGPLGKGGARFRRSPAEIRGPSVQEQVLDHVQQDSSHEYRLVKERKPRSAPTRTKRSGPVNRRTIIEIHFEVLDECQKGDTQLNQKDFLELLVQEFMGSEFMEEEQVPKEDVLMEPVPMELVPIEEVPMERVPSLGSGLLV; from the exons ATGGCAAAGAAGTTCTCAGATGTGTTGGCACCATGGATGAAGAGTACGGGGAAAAGTGGCGACGCCGCTTAT GCAGAAATGCAGGTTTACATACAGGAAATGTTCACAGAGTTAGGGGATTCCCTGGGGGACGCGGGCTTCCCCGATGAAGTGACGACGGCATGTGGGAGACTATCGACGAACTACTGGTCCATGAATAAGCAGCTCAGTCAGGACAAATTAATATGTAAAACTCTATTAAAAACAATATATTGGATGAATGGAATAGATGAAAATGGTAAACCGGAGGTCGACGGCAGCCCACCGGAAGAGCGGTATTTGAAACAGCACTTGAGGTGTATAGTAGGTTACAGTGCTATGGTAGAAATCATGAAGGTAAAGTGTGACGTGAAGGATGTTATGAAAGCTGTCCAGAGTgcagtggaggaaaaaataaaggttgGGGGGAATGAACTCCTTAATAATAAGTGCGGACCTATTAAATTAGAAGATATGAAATTTAGTGCCCAAATTTTAGGGAAAACTTTGGGAGAATGGGTAAGACAAATGAACGGATTAAAAGGTATGATGAGTTTGTACCTCACTTGGAAAATGTGCCCGTCGAACGTGACATGGGAACATGGAAAAATAGAGGAAGGTGAAGATGGAAATAAGGACATTCTTCAATTGttagaagagaaaaaagccGGGGAGCTACACAAAAAAGTTTATCCGCAGGGGAGTCCAACCTCCGCCCCTGGAGGTTCAACTTCATCAGAGGACATATTAAAACAAGTCCTACAGAAAGCACAATCATGCTCATCAGGAGcacaaaatggtaaaatggAAGACTGtctaaaggaaaaactggaATTAGGAGTAG CTGAAGCATGTATCAAGAGCACATTGGAAGACACCACCAACAGTGGAAGTGGCAATGACAAAATGTGCAATCCCCTAAAATGTATAGAGAACTACTTAAAGGCAAGAGATGCAGCAGCACCACCACCAGGAGGATCAACCACAGTAACG AAAGACTTTTGGGAAGAGAAGGTAAAGGCGCTGTGGAAAGAACTGTCTGATGAAATGGTGCAAGCAAATGGCACAACAGCGGGAGTAGGGGACTGCGATAAAGTGAAAGATGGAAGTACAGGAACTGAGGGGAGGGATGCAACTCATTCTGaaaagacggcatgcaattatttgtatGTCGGCTTCGATGCACTGTACAACGGTACGACGTCGGCGGCCGCGACGCGGAAGGCGTCGTCGCCGGTAGGCGACGACATCCTATCTAAGAAatacccatcgtttagacaaacgatgggttgtttcttacttcattcttatgcaaaacacatgaaagaaaaggcaaTTTGTAATATTGAAAAGGGGATAGAAAAAGCTTTCGAGCTATGGAAGAACCCAAGTGAGGAAGCTCCAAAATCTTGCCAAAGTTCCAAGGGCAAGGGAccttgtgtcccttgccaatggaaagaaaaagacaaattgGACAGTTGCCTTGCCACAATTAACATAAATGGCACAACTGGCTCTGAGGGGACtgcaaagaagaaagtggaaaaaattatcgagGATGACAGCGACTCCAACATTAAGACAATGCTAACtaacataaataaaagggaTAATTTATGTGAGCATATGAAATGTATTGCAACCCACTTAAATTCCTCTAACGGACAACAAAATACGAATGTG AAGGACTTTTGGAAGGGAAATGGCGAAGTCGCCAAATTATGGGAAGAGTTGGCAAAAGCAATGACCGCAAATGGAAAAGGCGGGAAGGGAGCTGATTGTGATCAAGTGAAGGATGGAAATAGTAGCCCGAGGAATGCGACTCCTTCTGaaaagacggcatgcaattttttgcatgccggcttcaaAAAACTGTATGACGATTCGACGGGAACTGCTAACAATGGAGTTTTGTCCAAACActcatcgtttagacaaacgatgggttgttttttacttcatttatatgcaaaacaaatgaaagaaaaatccaTGTGTGAAATAGAAgctggaataaaaaaggctTTCGATCTTGGCAAAGGTTTAAGTATTAATGGTACTTGCAGTGGTGGTTCCAATGGCAAGGAACCTTGTGTTCCGTGTCAATGGAATGAAGACAACTTTAATAACTGCAAAATTAGCACAGATGGAACCACAACACAAACGGAAgtaaagaacaaattgaaagaaattGTCACGGAGAATGACCCCAAAATAAAGACCATGGCGGAAGctgtaaataaaatggacttATGTGACCAAGTCAAATGTGTAGCAGCCCGAtggaggaaagagaaggacaCGAGCGGTTCACCACCACGTGATTGG AAGAAAGTGTGGGAAGGCGAAGACGgtgtgaagaaggaattagGGGAACTTTCTAAAAAGATGAAAGAGAAGACGGATGCTGCATCCTACTGCACTATGgatgaagggaaaggaaaggaggcttgcctccttatagcagcaggattaaaaaacctcTACAATACAACTACTGCTGACGACCTTACGGCGTCGTTCCAAAGAACGATGCAATGTGTTCTATTAAATGCCATCGCAGATAAATTAGAAAGTGACGAACTGCCGTGTAAGGATGAGAAAAGTGTTCAGGCAGGGATAAATCATGCTTTTGGGACGGAAAATGATAACATTAGGAGTGGAGTATCCACATGCAAGGATGATGTTAAGTGTTTTAAGTGtgttagggaaaaaaatttaatgagtTGCACATTGAATAATGACGATAAgaatgtaaaggaaaaagtagaaCCCATGCTAAAAGCAAATGATACATTCAAGAAAGAATCTCTGGAGaagaccatat GTAAACCATGTActggggaagggaagaaggatttCTGTCAAGAACTTAATTGCGTAGTAGATaaatggggagaaaggaagaatggaaGCTCAAGCGGAACGACTACCTGG GAAAACATGAAGAGTGATTTTGAAACAGAATTAAAGCTACTACTGGAAGACATGAAGGGAAAGCAGACTGACGTTGCTAAATACTGCAAGGGCAATGGCAGCGCCGGCTGGGAGGACGGCGCTGCCGGCGAAGCCAATAAAAAGGCATGTTTACTCACTGCAGCAGGACTCCATCACATATCGAATATTCAGCTTGAATATAATGATAAGGCCAATCCGGGGAAGGGTCACGATAATAACCCCTATGATAACCAAGAGTTTAAGCAATTCGCTTCCTGCTTAATGCTAAAGGCAGTTgcacagaaaatgaaagaagagagCAAAATTTGCGACATAGACCAAGGGATTAGGGTCGCTTTTTTAAAGGCAAAAGacattaaaaaagaattttgcAAGAATAATAAACCTTGCATTGTTTGCAAATTGGAAGACAACTATGATACTTGTACCATTGGCAATTCCAATgtaaagaacaaattggaaTCATTGCTTACAGATAATGAACATAAAGACAACGTCAATAACACCCTCTCCACAATAACTAAAACAGAAGGAAATGTTGGCACCCTCTGCCAGCGTTTACAATGCTTAGCATCTCGAGTTCAGCTGACCAAGGGCAAGTACAGTGCG GACGATTtctgggggaaggaaggcgGCGAAGTCGCCAACTTATGGAAAGAATTGGCACAAGCAATGACAGATAATGGGGGTCAAGACAAAGGAGGTCAATGTGGGACAATGGATGATGGCAGTGCCCCTGGTGGCGCTGCCAATGGCAGACCTGCTACTGaccctgaaaagaaggcatgcaattatttgtatGCCGGATTAAAAGCACTTTATACGACGACGGCGTCGCCGTCGTCGTCAACAGGAAACAATGGTATCCTGTCTCAACACCCATCGTtgggacaaacgatgggttgtttacttcttaaagaatatgcaaaaaaaatgcaaagtacATCAACTTGTGTCATCGATTCCGGTTTAAAGAGAGCTTTCGACACTGCTGGCCAAGGTTCAAATGGAGTACAATGCAAATGGAATGAAGCCGACTATGACGACTGCCAAATTAGCACAACTAAGGCATCTGGCCCCACAACCCCAACGCcagtaaaggacaaattagACCAAGTTAAGATCAAAATTGACGGCACCGCAACTGACAACCTAACGGAagtaaacaaaatgaataacttATGCGATTATATTAGATGCGccgcacccaaatggttcaaaaacaAAGCAAccgcaaaagggggaaattctaaccagacttgg tgtgacttttgggagAGGGAAGGCGTCAGACCCAAACTGGAAGATATGTTCAAGGGCATCGAGTCCGATGGAAAGAACAAACCTAATACCACAATCTGCCAACAATTTGGTGATGATAATCcacatagtgttgaaagaaaagcatgtaatcatatcacagcaggtttaGAACACATTAAAACACTTAGTGGTAGTGGTGTTGGTGTTAATGACAACCAACTGCTCGATAgagcagttggttgtattgctcttaacatgtacgctgatAAAATAATAGAGGAGTCGAACAAATtctgtcccattgatgaggaaagaataaacctaatgttcaaaaaatggaatgaaaaaaataaacttccGTCTTCGTGTTCCACTGGTAGtggtaataataatgtttgttttgaatgcacaaGGCACAAAGACTTTAATAATTGCAAATTAAGTgttgataaaaatttgaTTAAAACAACACAATCTGGTGCAAGTGGAACTTGCACTTCTAACGCAACTGAAGTGAAGACTCAAATGGGCGGTCTCCTCAACAACGAAGACAAATCCGACCCCAACTCCATTAAATCCAACATAACGACCACCTTATCTTTTATCACTGAAATgacctcttctttctgtactcaagtccaatgcgCCATTAAGAAAAGACTGAAGatcaaaaatggacaagCCACCTCAAGTGGAACGATCACACAACCTTGG AAAAACATCGAAGAAGACGCCACGAAGGAATTGACGAAACTTCTAGAACATATGATGCAACCTTCGGAGCAGAAGGACGTTGACAAATACTGCAAAGACAACGAAgataaatggaataaaattggccataaagaaggcaaaacaaataaagcagcttgtttgctttttgcttcaggattaaaacacatttatacCCGCGGTAAGGGCCAGGTTAACGGCTCTGTTAACGGCCCATCGTTTgcacaaacgatgggttgtttatttcttaaagaatatgcaaaacaattccaaaaaatggcagaagtgaagaaacaaggaaatagttgggtacatcctctttgtgacatagataaGGGCATAAAACATGCTTTCGATAAGAGTGGTGAAATTATGAATGACACATCTCCATGCAAGAATAATGgtcctaattcttgttttgtgtgcacacagAACGGAAGTTATAAAGATTGCTCCATTGGCAATGAGAGTGTAAAGGACAATGTGGGAACAATCTTCCAAGACGACCAGAAGCAAAAACATATGCAACAAAccttagagaatacagtctgtcccatccttcttacggatctccttaccccttttcttcctttggctcctgtctctattggcctttctgctatggcttattatctttggaag tattttggtcctcttggtaaaggaggagcacgtttccgaagatctcctgctgaaatacGCGGTCCAtcggtacaggaacaagtccttgatcatgtgcaacaagatagttcacatgaatatcgattagtgaaggaacgaaaacctcgttctgctccaacaagaacaaaacgttctggtcccgtgaatcgccgcacgattattgaaattcattttgaagtgttagACGAAtgccaaaaaggggacacacaattgaaccagaaggattttctggaacttttggttcaagagttcatgggatcggaatttatggaagaagaacaggttcctaaggaagacgttcttatggaacctgttcctatggaacttgttcctattgaagaggttccaatggaacgtgttccaagtttaggttccgggttactggtttaa
- a CDS encoding elongation factor (EF-TS), putative — MKIHTLFKFILVICSALLPQNRCYRSSQKFQLVSTFNKFVKKRKWNFRPHVSANPPNEHLQNLKYVREVTNASIQTCNDALKECNGDVEKAIELVRRSAKNTSFVSTSVKVKTEGLVGSQMGKDRVIMLEVLSDSDFVARNEKFVRFLRTLLSASLAEGSQSSIQAADNETKNERNNVVLTCEGATSPGATELLSLPYEDHTGDSTTTVGEQINYLRNIFREDIRIGRFAKYERKNENQFLHYYIHNQVEENIGTSGVLLVLTVDQLPEKLKSKGECISEIANDIALHILSAKPVSVSISDLPEQVVQREMAIIRESLQVLKKPENILNNMINGKMRKFYNSVVLLEQEYMLDDTKRKVSQVIRDFCKKHDMNISVSHFDTFVIGEKNILRE, encoded by the exons ATGAAAATACATACCCTGTTCAAATTCATCCTAGTGATATGTTCCGCTCTGTTGCCCCAGAATCGATGCTACAGAAGTAGCCAAAAATTCCAACTGGTAAGTACATTCAACAAATttgtgaagaaaagaaaatggaatttCAGACCACACGTATCTGCAAACCCACCAAATGAACACCTACAGAATTTGAAATACGTGCGGGAGGTAACGAATGCGAGCATACAGACATGTAACGACGCATTGAAGGAATGTAACGGTGATGTAGAGAAGGCAATTGAATTGGTTCGAAGGAGTGCGAAAAATACATCGTTTGTGTCTACCAGTGTGAAGGTTAAAACGGAGGGGTTGGTTGGTTCTCAAATGGGCAAGGACAGAGTTATCATGTTGGAAGTTTTAAGTGACTCGGATTTTGTAGCTCGAAATGAGAAGTTCGTTCGATTTCTGCGTACTCTCTTGTCCGCTTCACTTGCAGAGGGCTCCCAGTCCTCGATACAAGCAGCGGATAATGAAACAAAGAACGagaggaataatgttgtgcTTACCTGTGAGGGCGCTACCTCACCGGGAGCGACAGAACTCTTGAGTCTACCCTATGAAGATCATACCGGAGATTCAACCACCACGGTGGGCGAGCAGATAAACTACTTGAGGAACATATTTCGAGAGGATATACGTATCGGACGATTTGCCAAATATGAGCGGAAAAATGAGAACCAATTTTTACATTACTACATTCACAATCAGGTGGAAGAAAACATCGGGACGTCTGGCGTCCTGCTAGTTCTAACAGTCGATCAGCTTccagaaaaattaaaaagtaaagGAGAATGCATTTCCGAAATTGCAAATGATATAGCTCTACATATTTTATCCGCCAAGCCCGTCAGTGTGTCCATCTCTGATTTGCCTGAACAGGTTGTGCAGCGTGAGATGGCTATCATTCGGGAATCCCTGCAGGTGTTGAAGAAACCTGAGAACATACTGAACAACATGATTAACGGGAAAATGCGCAAGTTCTACAACTCCGTGGTGCTCCTCGAGCAG GAGTACATGTTGGACGATACCAAGCGGAAGGTCTCCCAAGTCATTCGCGATTTCTGCAAGAAGCATGACATGAACATTAGCGTTAGCCACTTTGATACATTCGTCATTGGCgagaaaaacattttgaGAGAGTAA
- a CDS encoding circumsporozoite (CS) protein, with product MKNFILLAVSSILLVDLLPTHFEHNVDLSRAINVNGVSFNNVDTSSLGAAQVRQSASRGRGLGEKPKEGADKEKKKEKGKEKEEEPKKPNENKLKQPNEGQPQAQGDGANAGQPQAQGDGANAGQPQAQGDGANAGQPQAQGDGANAGQPQAQGDGANAGQPQAQGDGANAGQPQAQGDGANAGQPQAQGDGANAGQPQAQGDGANAGQPQAQGDGANAGQPQAQGDRANAGQPQAQGDGANVPRQGRNGGGAPAGGNEGNKQAGKGQGQNNQGANAPNEKVVNDYLHKIRSSVTTEWTPCSVTCGNGVRIRRKAHAGNKKAEDLTMDDLEVEACVMDKCAGIFNVVSNSLGLVILLVLALFN from the coding sequence ATGAAGAACTTCATTCTCTTGGCCGTCTCCTCCATCCTGCTGGTGGACTTGCTCCCCACACACTTCGAACATAATGTAGATCTCTCCAGGGCCATAAATGTAAATGGAGTAAGCTTCAATAATGTAGACACCAGTTCACTTGGCGCAGCACAGGTGAGACAAAGTGCTAGCCGAGGCAGAGGACTTGGTGAGAAGCCAAAAGAAGGAGctgataaagaaaagaaaaaagaaaaaggaaaagaaaaagaagaagaaccaaAGAAgccaaatgaaaataagCTGAAACAACCGAATGAAGGACAACCACAAGCACAGGGTGATGGAGCAAATGCAGGACAACCACAAGCACAAGGAGATGGAGCAAATGCAGGACAACCACAAGCACAGGGTGATGGAGCAAATGCAGGACAACCACAAGCACAGGGTGATGGAGCAAATGCAGGACAACCACAAGCACAAGGAGATGGAGCAAATGCAGGACAACCACAAGCACAGGGTGATGGAGCAAATGCAGGGCAACCACAAGCACAGGGTGATGGAGCAAATGCAGGACAACCACAAGCACAAGGAGATGGAGCAAATGCAGGACAACCACAAGCACAAGGAGATGGAGCAAATGCAGGACAACCACAAGCACAGGGTGATGGAGCAAATGCAGGACAACCACAAGCACAGGGTGATAGGGCGAATGCAGGACAACCACAAGCACAAGGAGATGGGGCAAATGTACCACGACAAGGAAGAAACGGGGGAGGTGCACCAGCAGGAGGAAATGAGGGGAATAAACAAGCAGGAAAAGGACAGGGACAAAACAATCAGGGTGCGAATGccccaaatgaaaaagttgTGAATGATTACCTACACAAAATTAGATCTAGCGTTACCACCGAGTGGACTCCATGCAGTGTAACCTGTGGAAATGGTGTAAGAATTAGAAGAAAAGCTCATGCAGGTAATAAAAAGGCAGAGGACCTTACTATGGATGACCTTGAGGTGGAAGCTTGTGTAATGGATAAGTGCGCTGGCATATTTAACGTTGTGAGTAATTCATTAGGCTTAGTCATATTGTTAGTCCTAGCATTATTCAATTAA